The Pararhizobium sp. IMCC21322 sequence CAGATTGCCGTGATTACATATGAAAGTATGCGCTCTTAATCGCTAAAAATCAGCGGTGAAGTCTGAAGGTAAAGTCTGGAGCGGATGCGACCAGTACACCACAAACTCTGTTTGCAAAATCAGGATACGAATATGTTGATACCAATCACACTTGTGTTTGTTGCCATGCTGGCACTGCTCCAGATTCCCATGACAATTGCGGTCGGGCTGAAGCGCGTCCATACCGGGATCCGGTTTATGGATGGTGGCGACGCGGACCTTATGCAGCGCATGCGCTCCCATGGAAATTTCACCGAAACCGTTCCCATAACCCTGTTGGCCATGGGCGGTGCCGAACTGGCTGGCACGCCCCCATCGCTTATCTGGGCAGGCGGGCTGATACTTCTTGGCGGTCGGCTTATACACTACACCACAATACGCCTTGTCGGGTGG is a genomic window containing:
- a CDS encoding MAPEG family protein; the encoded protein is MLIPITLVFVAMLALLQIPMTIAVGLKRVHTGIRFMDGGDADLMQRMRSHGNFTETVPITLLAMGGAELAGTPPSLIWAGGLILLGGRLIHYTTIRLVGWGNGRAIGMSMTFLALAGFAICILVAIIRNFI